The following DNA comes from Chryseobacterium gallinarum.
GAAATAGGCAAATATCTGGGAAGTATCAGAAATTGTTGTCAGCGGAATCTGATCTGAAGGTCCCACCAGGCTTCCTACTTTCAATGGAAGTTTTCCGATCACCCCGGAAATAGGTGCACGGATGATAGAATACTCGATATTGGCTTCTACTCCTTTATAGTTGGCTACAGCCTGTCTTTTAGCGGCATTGGCCTGCTGTAGCTGAGCCTGGGCCTGGGCCAGATTTGCCTGGGCAGTTTGTAACTGTACATTACTGATAATATTTTTCTGTACCAAAGGCTTTAGTTTGTTCACTTCAACCTGTGCAGCGTTTACAGCAGCCTGCGCAGCTGCAATATTGGATTCGGCAGCACCGATACCTGCTTTGGAAGCGGCAGCATTTTCGCTCAGAATATTAGTTTCCAGTCTGAATAAAGGCTGTCCTTTTGTAACGTACTGTCCTTCGTCTACAAGTACCTGGGTAATATATCCCTGAATTTTTGCGCGTACATCATTGTTTACCCTACCCTGAATGGTAGCCGGAAACGTCTGATACCCCACTATATTTTTCGACTCCACATTCACTACAGGATACGGCTTGGCACCGTCCTGCTTCGGAGCTTCTTTTTTGCAGGCCGTCAGTGAAAACGCTGCAATAGAAAGTATAACTAGCTTATTATTCATTTTATAGTTTA
Coding sequences within:
- a CDS encoding efflux RND transporter periplasmic adaptor subunit; its protein translation is MNNKLVILSIAAFSLTACKKEAPKQDGAKPYPVVNVESKNIVGYQTFPATIQGRVNNDVRAKIQGYITQVLVDEGQYVTKGQPLFRLETNILSENAAASKAGIGAAESNIAAAQAAVNAAQVEVNKLKPLVQKNIISNVQLQTAQANLAQAQAQLQQANAAKRQAVANYKGVEANIEYSIIRAPISGVIGKLPLKVGSLVGPSDQIPLTTISDTSQIFAYFAMNEKEYFDFLEKVPGASMPEKIKNLPMVELQLANGSLYPEKGKIEAITGQIDPTTGTIQFRVAFSNAQKLLSNGNSGTIRFPQRYDNVLVVPESATYEQQGIVYVYKVAKGDTAKNVVINVIDRIDNMALVKSGINKGETIVAAGIGGLKPGTVVKPKPVKMDSLVQSIKPKF